Below is a genomic region from Methanococcus maripaludis.
AAAAGTTCAGAAATAAAAACCAAAGTAAAATCAACAACATAATATATCAGTTAATTAAGAAATATAAGCAATTATTATCCAAATAGTATTTTATAAATTTTTCCGCAGGTTCTTGGTGAATACGATGGCTTCATTATCAGAAATCCACATGAAAAACTTCAAATCATTTAAAAATTCAAAACTAAAAATTCCCGATGGCTTCACTGCGATACTGGGGCCGAATGGATCAGGAAAATCGAACACTATTGATGGCATCTGTTTTGTTCTTGGGAAAACTTCAGCAAAATCGCTCCGTGCAGGTAAATTCAACCAGCTTATTACTTACCATAATGGAAAAAGGGAAAGTTTCGCAGAAGTTACACTTTTTTTTGATAATAAAGATAGGAAAATGCCCCTGGATTCGGATAAAGTAGGAATATCGAGGAAAGTTAAAATAAACGGAGATAACAACTATTACCTTATATGGGACGAAGAAAAAGAAGTTAAAGAAAATGGGGAAGTAAAAAAGGTAATGGAAGAAAAACGGAAAAAAGTAAAAAAATCTGAAATTTTAGACGTTATTGGAAAAATATCGCTTAGTGCGGATGGATTTAATATTATTCTTCAAGGCGACCTCATAAAAATTATAGATACTACCCCAAATGAAAGGAGAAAGATTATCGATGAAATAAGCGGTGTTGCAGAATTCGATGAAAAAGGGGAAAAAGCGGAAAAGGAACTTGATAAAGCAAGGGAATTTATTGAAAAAATAGATATCAGGATAAATGAAGTGAAAAACAACCTTGAAAAACTTAGAAAAGAAAAAGAAGATGCAGAAATATACGTTAAATTAATGGAAGAATTGAAAGCTACAAAGTATATTTTAACTGCTAAAAAAATTGAGTTTTTAAACGGAGTTTTGGAAAAAACCAAAGAAGAAATTGAAGCACTTAAGGAAATGAAAGTTTGTTTTTTGAAAGAAATTTCTGAATACGATGCAAAATCAAATGATATTAGAAACAGACTTCAAAATTTGATAAATGAACTGAATGAAAAGGGAAACGAAGAGATAATGGAACTTCACAAGTCCATTAAAGAAATGGAAGTTACCGTTGATAATGACAAAAAATCCCTAAACGGGGCCCTTGACGACCTGAAAAATGTAAATTCGCAGTCCGAAAAAAAAGGACAGGATTTAGTGGAAACCAGGCAAAAAATAGAAACAATACGGACTGAAACACTTCAAAAAGAAGCAGAAATTAACGCATTGAAGACCGAAATGGAAAATCTTGAAACTGAAAAGAAGAAATTGAAATCAAAAGTCGAAGAAAGTGAAACTCAAACTGAAATTTTAAAACAGCAAGAGCGAAAACTATCTGAAAGAATAAATGAAAGTCAGAATGAACTCTACAATTTAAAAAATGAATTTAATGCTCTTGAAAATGAAATCAATAAAAAATCATTTAATTTAACAAAAAATCAAGAAATCATTGAAACCCTTCAAAAAGAACTCGATGACATAAAGTCAGAAAGCGAAGATACAAAGGTACTATATAAAGAACTTGAAGACGTTGCTGTTGAACTCGAATACTCTAAAAAGAAAGTTATCACACTTTTGGAAAATAAAAAAGAGTATCAAGAAAAATTGGATAAAGGCCATGCTGAATACATCAAAGAAAATGCTAAAATCAAGGCAATGAAAGATATGGAAGATTTTAGTCTGGATAGGGCCGTAAAAAGTGTTCTTGAAGCAAAATTGCCTGGCGTAGTAGATATTGCGGGAAACCTTGGAAAGACAGATGCTGAATACAAAACTGCAATTGAAAATGCAGGTGGAAACAGGCTAAATTACATCGTTGTAAAAAGAATGGATGACGGTGCAAGAGCTATTCAGTATTTGAAAAAGAATAATCTTGGTAGAACCACATTCTTACCACTCGATAGAATCAATGGGCCAGAAGCACTTTATCTTGATGATGAAGGAGTAGTTGGAAGAGCGATTGATCTAGTTGAATTTAAACCAGAATACGAAGATCTATTCAGATACGTTTTCGGAAATACAATAGTCGTTGAAAATTTAGATTATGCGAAAATCTTATCAAAAAACCACAGAGCAAGGTTTGTAACTCTTGAAGGGGAAGTTATCGAACCATCCGGTGCAATGATCGGTGGAAATTCAAGAAAAAAATCGGTTATAAAAGTAGATATTGATACTTCAAGGATTGAAAAACTTGCGGAACAGATTTCAGAACTCGATAGTACATTATCTGAAACTAAAGATGAAATTGAACGCCTTCAAAATAAAAATGCAACATATTCAACTAGAAAAATGGAACTCGAAAGTAGATTGAAAATTATTAAAGATATTGAACATAGGAAAGAAGGAATTCTTACAAATAATGGAATAAAAATTAAAGAACTTGAATTAGAGTCCAAAAAGTTGGACGAAGAACTCGACTATTTGGAAGGCTCAAAAGAAGAACTTGAAAGAAAAATTGATGAATACACTAAAAAAATTAGTGGATTTACAACCCAGAGAGATAGGATTTCCGAAGAAATAGCATCTTTTGAAAATTCAGAACATTCCAAAAGAATCAAAGTAATTGATGAAACTATTCTTAATTTTGAAAAGAAAAAGAATGAATTTGAAAATGAAATAAAAAGAGATGCAGTACTCATTAAAGAGGTTTTAATTCCAAAAATAAGCGAATTGAATAGCAACATCAAGGAATTAAGCGAAAAAAGGGTAATTCTCGAACAGAACATTCAATTCTATAAAAACAATGTTGAAAAGAACTTCGAAATCTTAAAAAACAAAAAAGAACGCTATGAAGATCTCACCAAAGATTTAAGAGAACTTACTGAAAAGAAAGAAGCTTTTGAAAAAGAACTGGAAATGTTAAATGGCGAGAAAAGAAGAGTTTATGGAAGAATTAACCAGAATGAAAGCCAGATCAACAGCCTTTCGATCGACCTGGCAAAGTATGAAACTAGACTTGAAGAAGAAGATAGAAAATTGTACGTTTGTGAAAATATCGAACATATTTCTGAGGATATTACGTCCAAAATAAAAGAATTTGACGTAGATGCCCTTGAAAGTCACCAGATCGACCTTGAAGGAAATATCAAAAAATTAGAACCAATAAACATGCGTGCAATTGAAGACTACCAGTATATCGTTGACAGGTACGACGAACTCTTCGAAAAAAGAACAGATTACGAAAATGAAGAGAAAAAATACCTTCATTTAATAGAAGAAGTCAGTAAAAGGAAAAAAGAAGTATTCATGGATGTTTACGTAAAAGTTGCTGAAAACTACGAAAAGATATATACTGAAATTGGGGGAAGTGGACAGTTGAGTCTCGAAAATCCGGACGATCCATTTTCAGGCGGTTTATTAATCGATGCATCACCGATGAATAAAAAATTGCAGAGTTTAGATGTCATGAGTGGTGGTGAAAAGTCACTTACCGCACTTGCCTTTTTGTTTGCAATACAGCACCTGAATCCTGCCCCATTTTATGTGCTTGATGAGGTCGATGCTGCACTCGATACAAAAAATGCAGGGTTGATTGGTGAAATGATCAAAAATGCATCAAAAGATTCACAGTTCATTGTAATATCTCACCGTGAACAGATGATAAGTAAATCTGATGTAATGTATGGGGTTTGTATGGAAAATGGGCTCAGCAAATTAGTTGGATTAAAAATTTAATAAATTTAAAATAAAATATTTTCGGTGAATCTCATGAAAAGTATTTTGGATGAAACTATCAAACTTTCTTCTGAATTAATATCAATAAATTCAGTAAATCCAACTTTTGGTGGAGTTGGAGAAAAAGAAAAGTCGATTTACATAAAAAACAAGCTAATGGAATACAGTGAAAAGTATTCTGTAAAAAACTGCGAAATATTAGAGTTCAACACTGTTGATTCAAACGGAATTGAAAGACCAAATATTGTTTCAAAATACAATTTTGGAAAAACTAATACTTTAACGATAATTTCACACATGGACATCGTTCCAGAAGGTGACCTTGGTCTTTGGAATTCCAATCCGTTTAAAGCAGAAATAAAAGACGGAGTAATTTACGGAAGGGGTAGTGAAGACAATCATAAAGGAATAGTTTCATCGTTTTTACTTTTAAAAATGATTTTTGAAGAAAAAATCGATCCAAAATACAATTTAAATTTGATTTTTGTGTCAGATGAGGAAGATGGAAGTAAATATGGTCTATCTTACATTGTAAATAACTTCGAAAATGAACTTTTCGATTCAAAAGATTTGATACTCGTTCCTGATTTTGGAATGCCTGAAGGCGAATTTATAGAAATTGCTGAAAAAAATATACTTTGGCTAAAGTTTAAAATTAAAGGAAAACAGTGCCACGGAAGTACGCCTGAAAACGGATTTAATGCAGATATTATGGCATTTGCCTTTGGAAAGGGGCTCTATGATACATTATATAATAAATACAGTAATCTTGATTTGATATTCAATCCGCCATTTTCAACATTTGAACCTACAATTTTAAGAAATAACGTTGAAAACACAAATACAATTCCAGGATATGTTGAATTAAACTTTGATTGCAGAATTATCCCAGAATATGATCCAAAAGAAGTATTAAACGATATTGAAATGTATATTGAAATTTTTAAAAATGAAATTGAAAAACATATCGTCCATTATGATATTTCTGAAAAAGAGAATATTTCAATAGAGTATGAAATTTTAAAACTTGAAAAAACCGAAAAAACTAAAGAAGATTCAGAAGTAGTAAAAAAATTGGGCTCTGCAATTAAAAATGTGCTGAATAAAGAACCAGTTTTATGCGGAATGGGTGGAGGAACTGTTGCTGCATTTTTAAGAGAAAAAGAATACAATGTAGCTGTTTGGGGGCTTGGAGATGAGACTGCCCACCAACCAAACGAACATATTAAAATAGAACATTTAATAAAAATGGCTGAAATTTATCTCGATATATTAAAATAAGTGGTAATTGTGTACGTTGTA
It encodes:
- the smc gene encoding chromosome segregation protein SMC, which gives rise to MASLSEIHMKNFKSFKNSKLKIPDGFTAILGPNGSGKSNTIDGICFVLGKTSAKSLRAGKFNQLITYHNGKRESFAEVTLFFDNKDRKMPLDSDKVGISRKVKINGDNNYYLIWDEEKEVKENGEVKKVMEEKRKKVKKSEILDVIGKISLSADGFNIILQGDLIKIIDTTPNERRKIIDEISGVAEFDEKGEKAEKELDKAREFIEKIDIRINEVKNNLEKLRKEKEDAEIYVKLMEELKATKYILTAKKIEFLNGVLEKTKEEIEALKEMKVCFLKEISEYDAKSNDIRNRLQNLINELNEKGNEEIMELHKSIKEMEVTVDNDKKSLNGALDDLKNVNSQSEKKGQDLVETRQKIETIRTETLQKEAEINALKTEMENLETEKKKLKSKVEESETQTEILKQQERKLSERINESQNELYNLKNEFNALENEINKKSFNLTKNQEIIETLQKELDDIKSESEDTKVLYKELEDVAVELEYSKKKVITLLENKKEYQEKLDKGHAEYIKENAKIKAMKDMEDFSLDRAVKSVLEAKLPGVVDIAGNLGKTDAEYKTAIENAGGNRLNYIVVKRMDDGARAIQYLKKNNLGRTTFLPLDRINGPEALYLDDEGVVGRAIDLVEFKPEYEDLFRYVFGNTIVVENLDYAKILSKNHRARFVTLEGEVIEPSGAMIGGNSRKKSVIKVDIDTSRIEKLAEQISELDSTLSETKDEIERLQNKNATYSTRKMELESRLKIIKDIEHRKEGILTNNGIKIKELELESKKLDEELDYLEGSKEELERKIDEYTKKISGFTTQRDRISEEIASFENSEHSKRIKVIDETILNFEKKKNEFENEIKRDAVLIKEVLIPKISELNSNIKELSEKRVILEQNIQFYKNNVEKNFEILKNKKERYEDLTKDLRELTEKKEAFEKELEMLNGEKRRVYGRINQNESQINSLSIDLAKYETRLEEEDRKLYVCENIEHISEDITSKIKEFDVDALESHQIDLEGNIKKLEPINMRAIEDYQYIVDRYDELFEKRTDYENEEKKYLHLIEEVSKRKKEVFMDVYVKVAENYEKIYTEIGGSGQLSLENPDDPFSGGLLIDASPMNKKLQSLDVMSGGEKSLTALAFLFAIQHLNPAPFYVLDEVDAALDTKNAGLIGEMIKNASKDSQFIVISHREQMISKSDVMYGVCMENGLSKLVGLKI
- a CDS encoding M20 family metallo-hydrolase; its protein translation is MKSILDETIKLSSELISINSVNPTFGGVGEKEKSIYIKNKLMEYSEKYSVKNCEILEFNTVDSNGIERPNIVSKYNFGKTNTLTIISHMDIVPEGDLGLWNSNPFKAEIKDGVIYGRGSEDNHKGIVSSFLLLKMIFEEKIDPKYNLNLIFVSDEEDGSKYGLSYIVNNFENELFDSKDLILVPDFGMPEGEFIEIAEKNILWLKFKIKGKQCHGSTPENGFNADIMAFAFGKGLYDTLYNKYSNLDLIFNPPFSTFEPTILRNNVENTNTIPGYVELNFDCRIIPEYDPKEVLNDIEMYIEIFKNEIEKHIVHYDISEKENISIEYEILKLEKTEKTKEDSEVVKKLGSAIKNVLNKEPVLCGMGGGTVAAFLREKEYNVAVWGLGDETAHQPNEHIKIEHLIKMAEIYLDILK